TTTGTCTAAAATTGTTGAAATGTAATTGCGCACTGTACCTGCCGATAAAAACAACTCTGCTGCAATTTCTTTTGTTGTTTTCCCTTCCGCAACTAACTCTAGCACCTGACTTTCGCGTTCTGTTAATGGATTTTCGCTATCATCCTCATAAACAAAGTCTACTAATTCCGGTGCATATATACGGCGACCATCCATAATAATACGAATTGAATTGACAAGGTCCTCAATCGGACTATCTTTTAATAAATAGCCGCGTACCCCCGCTTTTCGTGCACGCTCGAAATAGCCAGGGCGAGCAAACGTCGTTAAGATAATAATTTTACAGTTACTACCACGTAGCGCTTCCGCAGCGTCTAACCCTGTTTTAACAGGCATTTCAATGTCCATAATGCAAATGTCTGGTTGCAGTTCATTTACGAGCTCAATGGCCTCTTCTCCATTTTTCGCTAGCCCCACAACTTCCATATCTTCTTCCATGCTTAACAGCGATTTCATGGCACCAAGGAGCATTCCTTGATCTTCTGCTATTACAATTCGAATCACGCCAGTCCCTCCCTTTTCTGATGTGTAATCGCTAACGGCACTTTTAATGTCACCGTCGTCCCATCACCACTATCGATTTCTAAAGAGCCATTTAAAAACTCAATCCGCTCGTTCATTCCTTTTAAGCCATTACCGCCTTCAAATTCATTTGAGCGTTCAAAGCCAGTTCCGTTATCTTGAATTGTCATTTGAAATTCATCATCACTTTGATAAAATGTAATTCGACAAACGGTCGCCTCACTATGTTTCACAATATTCGTTACCGCTTCTTTCATGCACATACTAATTACATTTTCTGCTAAAGTAGGCATTTTAATTTCGGTTGTATCCCCATTTAAACGTAATTTAATTTGTGCTGCCTTTAAAATTTGTTCAACGCGGAATAGCTCTTCCTCGATACGTACGGCACGCATATCCGCGACTAATTCACGAACTTCCTTTAATGCAATGCTTGCCGTTTGACGAATATCTTTAATTTCTAACACAGCTTGTTGTGGATTTTTATCAATTAAACGCATCGCTAAATCACTTTTCAGACCAATCATTGATAACTTTTGACCTAATGTATCATGCAGATCACGAGCAATACGTTGGCGCTCTTCAAATACAGTCAATTCCGAAATACGTTCTCGCGCCGTCTCCAACTCACCCTCTAAGTTCTCTCGCTTTGTTTTCGAATAAAGCGTAAATGGTAGCAGGACAACACCTAATACATTAATAATAATAAACGGTGTTTGAGCTATAAATAAATCAAGGTAAATAAAATATCCCCCTACAATTGAAAGCACGGTAAATCCAATATGTAAGCCGTACATAATATAAAACCCAACGGCCTGCTTTATATTCCCAATAAAAAACGCGGTAAATAGCGATAAATACACGTAGCCAAATATTAGAGTCATCGCAATATTCAGCACCATTTGAAAGCTAATCCACATATATTTCAAACCTGGCTTTGCGCGGAATGAAAAATAGTGGCATAAAAAATAGCATAAAATAATGGCAACCCCAACAATAATTTGCCAGAGTGTAAAGGATTGAATAATAAAGAAAAATGGCATAATGCAAAAAATTATCCATATATAAATACTTAACATCGGGCTTTTCGGGATGATACTATACCAA
This portion of the Solibacillus daqui genome encodes:
- a CDS encoding response regulator transcription factor — translated: MIRIVIAEDQGMLLGAMKSLLSMEEDMEVVGLAKNGEEAIELVNELQPDICIMDIEMPVKTGLDAAEALRGSNCKIIILTTFARPGYFERARKAGVRGYLLKDSPIEDLVNSIRIIMDGRRIYAPELVDFVYEDDSENPLTERESQVLELVAEGKTTKEIAAELFLSAGTVRNYISTILDKLGVGNRIEAIARFKEKGWNK
- a CDS encoding sensor histidine kinase, translated to MQTWYSIIPKSPMLSIYIWIIFCIMPFFFIIQSFTLWQIIVGVAIILCYFLCHYFSFRAKPGLKYMWISFQMVLNIAMTLIFGYVYLSLFTAFFIGNIKQAVGFYIMYGLHIGFTVLSIVGGYFIYLDLFIAQTPFIIINVLGVVLLPFTLYSKTKRENLEGELETARERISELTVFEERQRIARDLHDTLGQKLSMIGLKSDLAMRLIDKNPQQAVLEIKDIRQTASIALKEVRELVADMRAVRIEEELFRVEQILKAAQIKLRLNGDTTEIKMPTLAENVISMCMKEAVTNIVKHSEATVCRITFYQSDDEFQMTIQDNGTGFERSNEFEGGNGLKGMNERIEFLNGSLEIDSGDGTTVTLKVPLAITHQKREGLA